One Acidimicrobiales bacterium DNA segment encodes these proteins:
- a CDS encoding SRPBCC family protein, which yields MTFDIEVTREIKASPQAVYAAITDVTRMGEWSPETYAAEWNEGFDGPAMGATFTGHNRNGDAEWSTTATIVELVENERFFFDCDMNGFVFAKWGYAIEPTDDGCRITEYSTNLIPEEMREASAGISGVADRGIHNRSTMTTTLDRLAAALE from the coding sequence ATGACGTTCGACATCGAAGTGACCCGAGAGATCAAGGCCTCACCCCAGGCGGTCTACGCCGCCATCACCGACGTGACCCGCATGGGCGAGTGGTCGCCGGAGACCTACGCAGCGGAGTGGAACGAGGGGTTCGACGGGCCGGCCATGGGGGCAACCTTCACCGGCCACAACCGCAACGGCGACGCCGAGTGGTCCACCACCGCCACCATCGTCGAGCTGGTCGAGAACGAGCGATTCTTCTTCGACTGCGACATGAACGGCTTCGTCTTCGCGAAGTGGGGCTACGCGATCGAGCCGACCGACGACGGCTGCCGGATCACCGAGTACAGCACCAACCTCATCCCCGAGGAGATGCGCGAGGCGAGCGCCGGGATCTCCGGAGTTGCCGACCGCGGCATCCACAACCGCTCGACGATGACCACCACGCTCGACCGCCTCGCCGCTGCGCTCGAGTAG
- a CDS encoding DUF2867 domain-containing protein, with protein MHPSPDPRGLVLVTGASGYVGGRLVGALLEAGYRVRCLARTPKKLDRAPWRSEVEVIEGDIEGDLSAAVDGVDVVYYLVHSIGEGADWSKRESAGAANLRDAATKAGVQRIVYLGGLGDASGDELSTHLESRHAVGRVLADGPVPVTELRAAVIIGAGSASFEMLRYLVEVLPVMVTPKWVDTRCQPIAIRDVIRYLVEVLETEDTAGRVLEIGGPEVLTYREMMAIYAEEAGLRKRLVIPVPVLTPRLSSHWVGLVTPLPRSLARPLVGSLVNEVIVNDPAIVELCPGERSTYRTAVSRALDRTRHHEVATRWTGAQSTTLAGTLPTDPDWAGGAVLMDERERFVDATPQAAHRVVSRIGGERGWYASDGLWAIRGLADKLVGGPGMRRGRRDPEELFVGDPVDFWRVEAIEPDTQLRLRAEMRLPGVASLEWRIEPAPDSEHGPRCRIRQTAVFVPRGLWGRVYWYSVAPFHHFVFPGLLDGIAADAEAEADHPDPGAGRTRQGRRSRVSRRRKGYVAPMSSNAVPSNAVPSNDAEIRASLEAERTQLLVQIDELTVGGEIDLDFDDDFADRGQVAGEQGENQVLAHTLQTQLTMVERAIGRIDDGTYGTCSVCGTTIGAERQAALPATDRCIEHA; from the coding sequence GTGCACCCCTCCCCCGATCCCCGTGGCCTGGTTCTGGTCACCGGCGCGTCCGGCTATGTGGGCGGGCGCCTCGTCGGCGCGTTGCTCGAGGCCGGCTATCGAGTCCGGTGCCTCGCCCGCACACCGAAGAAGCTGGACCGCGCACCGTGGCGATCCGAGGTCGAGGTGATCGAGGGCGACATCGAGGGTGACCTCTCGGCCGCCGTCGACGGGGTGGACGTCGTCTACTACCTCGTCCACAGCATCGGCGAGGGCGCCGACTGGTCCAAGCGGGAGTCCGCCGGTGCCGCCAACCTACGCGACGCGGCCACGAAGGCCGGCGTGCAGCGCATCGTCTATCTCGGCGGACTCGGCGACGCGTCGGGCGATGAACTCTCGACCCATCTCGAGAGCCGCCACGCGGTGGGGCGGGTCCTGGCCGACGGCCCGGTTCCGGTCACCGAACTCCGAGCCGCGGTGATCATCGGCGCCGGCAGCGCCAGCTTCGAGATGCTGCGCTACCTCGTCGAGGTCCTGCCGGTGATGGTCACGCCGAAGTGGGTCGACACGCGCTGCCAACCGATCGCGATCCGCGACGTCATCCGTTATCTCGTCGAGGTGCTCGAGACCGAGGATACCGCTGGTCGGGTCCTCGAGATCGGCGGTCCGGAAGTCCTGACCTATCGGGAGATGATGGCCATCTACGCCGAGGAGGCGGGCCTGCGCAAGCGGCTGGTGATCCCCGTCCCGGTTCTCACCCCCCGACTCTCCTCGCACTGGGTCGGCCTTGTCACCCCGCTTCCCCGATCGCTGGCCCGTCCACTCGTCGGCAGCCTCGTCAACGAGGTCATCGTGAACGACCCGGCCATCGTCGAGCTGTGCCCGGGCGAACGTTCGACCTATCGCACCGCGGTGTCCCGAGCCCTCGACCGCACCCGCCACCACGAGGTGGCGACCCGATGGACCGGAGCCCAGAGCACGACCCTCGCCGGCACGCTCCCGACCGACCCCGACTGGGCGGGCGGCGCCGTGCTGATGGACGAGCGAGAGCGGTTCGTCGACGCAACCCCACAGGCCGCCCATCGCGTGGTCTCCCGGATCGGCGGCGAGCGGGGCTGGTACGCCTCCGACGGTCTCTGGGCGATCCGCGGCCTGGCCGACAAGCTCGTCGGCGGCCCTGGCATGCGCCGCGGCCGACGTGACCCCGAGGAACTGTTCGTCGGTGATCCCGTCGACTTCTGGCGGGTCGAGGCCATCGAGCCAGACACGCAACTCCGTCTGCGAGCCGAGATGCGCCTGCCGGGCGTGGCCTCCCTCGAGTGGCGCATAGAACCGGCGCCCGACTCCGAGCACGGCCCTCGATGCCGGATCCGTCAGACCGCGGTGTTCGTCCCGAGAGGCCTGTGGGGACGCGTCTACTGGTACAGCGTGGCGCCGTTCCACCACTTCGTCTTCCCCGGCCTCCTCGACGGCATCGCCGCCGATGCCGAAGCGGAGGCCGATCATCCGGACCCGGGAGCCGGTCGCACCAGACAGGGTCGAAGGTCACGGGTCAGCCGTCGACGAAAGGGTTACGTTGCGCCCATGTCCTCGAACGCTGTGCCCTCGAACGCTGTGCCCTCGAACGACGCTGAGATCCGTGCCTCGCTGGAGGCCGAGCGGACCCAGCTGCTGGTCCAGATCGACGAGCTGACCGTCGGCGGCGAGATCGACCTCGATTTCGACGACGACTTCGCCGATCGAGGTCAGGTCGCCGGCGAACAGGGCGAGAACCAGGTGCTGGCCCACACGCTGCAGACCCAGCTGACGATGGTCGAACGCGCCATCGGTCGAATCGACGACGGCACCTATGGCACGTGCTCGGTGTGCGGAACGACCATCGGTGCGGAGCGCCAGGCCGCGCTGCCGGCAACCGACCGCTGCATCGAACACGCCTGA
- a CDS encoding alpha/beta fold hydrolase: protein METVALSHVRIHGHDVRYRRAGSGETIILIHGLAGSSLTWQHVMGPLSEHYDVIAPDLLGHGESAKPMGDYSLGAMASGLRDLLAILGVESATIVGQSFGGGVAMQLAYQHPDLCDRLVLVGSGGLGREVSWILRLCSLPGAEQLMPLVFPRPVVGIGTAIGAFLHDRGLRAPLVGEMWRAYASLAGAENRKAFVRTMRGVIEPGGQTVSALDRLYLAANIPTLIVWGDHDAIIPLEHAYAAHEAIAGSRLEILEGVGHFPHAEAPEQFVEILCDFLASTEPGPVSETHLRDALLHAAG from the coding sequence ATGGAGACCGTTGCGCTCTCACACGTCAGGATCCACGGACACGACGTCCGCTATCGCCGAGCGGGGAGCGGCGAGACCATCATCTTGATCCATGGGCTCGCCGGCAGCTCGCTGACCTGGCAGCACGTCATGGGTCCGCTCTCGGAGCACTACGACGTGATCGCGCCGGACCTCCTCGGACACGGCGAATCGGCCAAGCCGATGGGCGACTACTCGCTCGGCGCGATGGCCAGCGGCCTACGTGACCTTCTGGCCATCCTCGGTGTCGAGAGCGCCACGATCGTCGGACAGAGCTTCGGCGGCGGTGTCGCCATGCAGCTCGCGTATCAGCATCCGGACCTGTGCGATCGGCTGGTACTCGTGGGCTCCGGCGGACTCGGTCGCGAAGTCAGCTGGATCCTGCGCCTGTGCAGTCTCCCCGGCGCCGAACAGCTGATGCCGCTGGTCTTCCCCCGCCCCGTCGTCGGCATCGGCACGGCGATCGGCGCGTTCCTGCACGATCGCGGCCTGCGGGCGCCGCTCGTCGGCGAGATGTGGCGGGCCTACGCGTCGCTGGCCGGCGCTGAGAACCGCAAGGCGTTCGTGCGCACGATGCGCGGCGTGATCGAACCGGGCGGGCAGACCGTCAGCGCCCTCGATCGGCTCTACCTGGCCGCCAACATCCCCACACTGATCGTCTGGGGCGACCACGACGCCATCATCCCGCTCGAGCACGCCTACGCCGCCCACGAGGCCATCGCCGGATCCCGACTCGAGATCCTCGAGGGCGTCGGTCACTTCCCGCACGCCGAGGCCCCCGAGCAGTTCGTCGAGATCCTGTGCGACTTCCTCGCGTCGACCGAACCCGGTCCGGTCTCCGAGACCCACCTGCGCGACGCACTGCTCCACGCCGCGGGCTGA
- a CDS encoding DUF2071 domain-containing protein, which yields MTDLLLPPLEAAPIDRPVMTQFWADVTFLHWRYDPTMVQSLLPPGVEVDVFDGAAWVGLVPFRMERLGFGTLPPVPRLGTFPEVNVRTYVRAGDHRGVWFFSLDIDLLLPMLVARGWYHLPYCVGDVRHERAGDRITTHVSRRRPRTATGATTDLEVVVGSASATGPLTDFLTSRWGLVAPGRGGRLRWAAVDHPEWQLYRARVDRIADSLVEAAGLPAPDGPAHAMYSPGVPVRVGLPRRIAAS from the coding sequence ATGACCGATCTCCTGTTGCCGCCGCTCGAGGCCGCACCGATCGATCGACCCGTGATGACCCAGTTCTGGGCCGATGTCACCTTTCTCCACTGGCGCTACGACCCGACCATGGTCCAGTCGCTGCTACCACCGGGGGTCGAGGTCGACGTGTTCGACGGTGCAGCGTGGGTCGGCCTGGTGCCGTTTCGCATGGAACGGCTCGGGTTCGGCACGCTCCCGCCGGTCCCCCGCCTGGGCACGTTCCCCGAGGTCAACGTCCGCACCTATGTCCGCGCCGGCGACCATCGCGGCGTGTGGTTCTTCTCGCTCGACATCGACCTGCTCCTCCCGATGCTCGTCGCCCGAGGCTGGTACCACCTGCCCTACTGCGTCGGCGACGTCCGCCACGAACGGGCCGGCGACCGGATCACCACCCATGTGTCGCGCCGTCGGCCCCGCACGGCGACCGGAGCGACGACGGATCTCGAGGTCGTGGTCGGTTCGGCATCCGCGACCGGTCCGCTCACCGACTTCCTGACGTCGCGATGGGGCCTCGTCGCTCCCGGACGGGGCGGACGCCTCCGCTGGGCGGCGGTCGACCATCCCGAATGGCAGCTCTATCGGGCCCGCGTCGACCGCATCGCGGACTCGCTCGTCGAAGCGGCCGGACTCCCCGCCCCGGACGGTCCGGCCCATGCGATGTACTCGCCGGGCGTGCCCGTCCGGGTCGGGCTCCCCCGCCGCATCGCCGCCAGCTGA
- a CDS encoding M23 family metallopeptidase: protein MSISFPLPRALSAAVLVVAVSFSSMAPVAARGGPKTPVDDELPPPTGLLAPFACGTEWQGSTYAGHGSNNWNLDLNQVGDTGTDLGQPILAQGDGVVVWFKQTGYNNHAGTYIEIDYGDITVRYIHLVESSIPEHLAEIGAAVTTGEVIGLLGATGRVTGPHLHLEYWDSAEFEDSAWYQLPRSNHIPVVLEGQELVATPGHPSPAVVSTNCGAPTVSQRWSEVRLWRHAKLDAI from the coding sequence ATGTCGATCTCATTCCCGCTCCCGCGTGCGCTCAGCGCCGCAGTACTCGTCGTCGCCGTCTCCTTCTCGTCGATGGCACCGGTGGCGGCCCGCGGCGGGCCCAAGACCCCGGTCGACGACGAGCTGCCGCCGCCGACCGGACTCCTCGCACCGTTCGCCTGCGGGACCGAGTGGCAGGGGTCCACGTATGCCGGTCACGGTTCGAACAACTGGAACCTCGACCTCAACCAGGTCGGCGACACCGGCACCGACCTCGGCCAACCGATTCTCGCCCAGGGCGACGGGGTCGTCGTCTGGTTCAAGCAGACCGGGTACAACAATCACGCCGGGACCTACATCGAGATCGACTACGGCGACATCACCGTTCGCTACATCCATCTCGTCGAGAGCTCGATTCCGGAGCATCTCGCCGAGATCGGCGCCGCCGTGACCACCGGAGAGGTCATCGGCCTCCTCGGGGCGACCGGTCGGGTCACCGGGCCGCATCTGCATCTGGAGTACTGGGACAGCGCCGAGTTCGAGGACTCGGCCTGGTACCAACTGCCGAGGTCGAACCACATCCCGGTCGTGCTGGAGGGCCAGGAGCTGGTCGCCACGCCGGGTCATCCGAGCCCGGCGGTCGTCTCGACCAACTGTGGGGCACCGACCGTCTCGCAGCGGTGGAGCGAGGTGCGTCTCTGGCGCCACGCGAAACTGGACGCGATCTAG
- a CDS encoding MFS transporter — MTVTADIPLHEQPEIRDRRWFLLGIMCLSLVMVVMAVSGLNVAIPSIQRSLGATAADLQWIIDSYAIIFAGLLLSAGAIGDRFGRKRALQGGLLLFGVGSLLGTVVDSVGWVIAARIIMGIGAAFVMPSTLSIVTAVFPPQERGKAIAVWAGFAGAGGALGPLVVGFLLTDWWVFPAYWWGAAFLVNVVLVVGVFSAVTIWSPRSKDDEATPLDPIGAILSIVGLAALLYAIIEGPVKGWTSTEVLAAAVVSAVALGGFVRWELRAEHPMLPMSYFRNRSFSMGSGVVTFAFGVMFGFFFLMTQFLQFVRDYSPLDSGVATLPLAAMLVLVSPRSAALSEKLGAPKVMAAGFGFVAVGFSVMSTVDRSSSYLLIAGALMLLGIGMGITVAPATGSIMSAVPLNKAGVGSAVNDTTREVGGALGIAMLGSIANSAYRANIDENVIAALPADAAAAAGESVGAAVQVATSLPNDIGIALHDAAGDAFTIAFGNSLLAAAVVAAVIGVIVVVTGRQAPGAP; from the coding sequence ATGACCGTGACCGCAGATATTCCCCTCCACGAGCAACCCGAGATCAGGGATCGGCGGTGGTTCCTGCTCGGCATCATGTGTCTGAGCCTGGTCATGGTCGTCATGGCCGTGTCGGGACTCAACGTCGCCATTCCGTCGATCCAGCGCAGCCTCGGGGCCACGGCGGCCGACCTCCAGTGGATCATCGACTCCTACGCGATCATCTTCGCCGGCCTACTGCTCTCGGCCGGCGCGATCGGTGACCGTTTCGGCCGCAAGCGGGCGCTCCAGGGCGGGTTGCTGCTGTTCGGTGTGGGTTCGCTGCTCGGTACCGTCGTCGATTCCGTCGGGTGGGTCATCGCTGCCCGGATCATCATGGGCATCGGCGCCGCGTTCGTCATGCCGTCCACCCTCTCGATCGTCACCGCCGTCTTCCCGCCCCAGGAGCGTGGGAAGGCCATCGCCGTGTGGGCCGGCTTCGCCGGGGCCGGTGGTGCCCTCGGCCCGCTGGTCGTCGGATTCCTGCTCACCGACTGGTGGGTGTTCCCGGCGTACTGGTGGGGGGCCGCGTTCCTCGTGAACGTCGTCCTCGTCGTCGGCGTGTTCAGCGCCGTGACGATCTGGTCGCCGCGATCGAAGGACGACGAAGCGACGCCGCTCGACCCGATCGGTGCGATCCTCTCCATCGTCGGGCTCGCCGCGCTGCTCTACGCGATCATCGAAGGCCCGGTGAAGGGCTGGACGAGCACCGAAGTCCTGGCCGCCGCCGTCGTCTCGGCGGTCGCGCTCGGCGGCTTCGTGCGATGGGAGCTGCGGGCCGAACACCCGATGCTCCCGATGTCGTACTTCCGCAATCGCAGCTTCTCGATGGGGTCGGGCGTGGTGACCTTCGCGTTCGGCGTGATGTTCGGCTTCTTCTTCCTGATGACGCAGTTCCTCCAGTTCGTGCGCGACTACTCGCCGCTCGACTCCGGCGTCGCCACGCTGCCGCTCGCCGCCATGCTCGTCCTGGTCTCTCCCCGGAGCGCGGCGCTCAGCGAGAAGCTCGGCGCCCCGAAGGTCATGGCCGCCGGCTTCGGGTTCGTGGCGGTGGGCTTCTCGGTGATGAGCACCGTCGACCGTTCGTCGTCGTACCTCCTGATCGCCGGCGCCCTGATGCTGTTGGGGATCGGTATGGGCATCACGGTCGCGCCGGCCACCGGGTCGATCATGTCGGCGGTACCGCTCAACAAGGCCGGTGTCGGCTCGGCGGTGAACGACACGACCCGGGAGGTCGGTGGCGCACTGGGGATCGCGATGCTCGGTTCCATCGCCAACTCGGCATACCGGGCCAACATCGACGAGAACGTGATCGCGGCGCTGCCGGCGGATGCGGCCGCGGCCGCCGGTGAATCGGTCGGCGCCGCGGTGCAGGTCGCGACATCGCTCCCGAACGACATCGGCATCGCGCTCCACGACGCCGCCGGCGACGCCTTCACCATCGCCTTCGGCAACTCGCTGCTCGCCGCGGCGGTCGTCGCCGCGGTCATCGGCGTGATCGTCGTCGTCACGGGTCGTCAGGCACCGGGCGCGCCATGA
- a CDS encoding TetR/AcrR family transcriptional regulator, protein MTAELDPRIERSRRVIAEAALEEMAEVGYGAMTVEGIAKRAGVSKATIYRHWAGKLEIVESALEMVKATMTFDEAAPPRERLTQLLRSLADYVGDDANVGASCLPSMVSAARYYPAVRDFLHRFSASRRKVLIDMVIEGQAVGDIDSSLEPELAAELLVGPIFYRRLMTGSSFPAADIDRVVDAVLGPPPA, encoded by the coding sequence ATGACCGCGGAGCTCGATCCTCGAATCGAGCGGTCGCGGCGGGTCATCGCCGAGGCGGCACTCGAGGAGATGGCCGAGGTCGGCTACGGCGCGATGACCGTCGAGGGCATCGCGAAGCGGGCCGGCGTGTCGAAGGCGACGATCTATCGGCACTGGGCGGGCAAGCTCGAGATCGTCGAGTCGGCCCTCGAGATGGTCAAGGCCACCATGACCTTCGACGAAGCGGCGCCGCCGCGGGAACGCCTGACCCAACTGCTCAGGTCGCTCGCCGACTACGTGGGCGACGACGCCAATGTGGGCGCCTCGTGCCTTCCCTCCATGGTGAGCGCGGCCCGGTACTACCCCGCGGTGCGCGACTTTCTGCATCGGTTCAGTGCGAGTCGTCGCAAGGTGCTCATCGACATGGTGATCGAGGGGCAGGCGGTCGGCGACATCGACTCGTCGCTCGAGCCGGAGCTGGCCGCCGAGCTGCTCGTGGGTCCCATCTTCTACCGACGGCTGATGACCGGATCGTCGTTCCCGGCCGCCGACATCGACCGCGTGGTCGACGCGGTCCTCGGACCGCCACCCGCCTGA
- a CDS encoding O-antigen ligase family protein, with translation MAVVPSVFWIGTEESFIIPKLIVSSVIAVACALALVAGLDRSRPQPTFIDICALLFAGVVFVSYLASVDRDQSLWGEEYQRQGLYSGALYLVFYAFARTAVVDRVRLRVLANGVSFGGIPVALYAVAQRAGLDPLWDEIPGGRVFSTIGQTNSLGAYLALVLPISLGLAIVGGRRTIGWIVVGIQGAALVLTESRGGYLGMVIGLSVFAVLTVRLQRADPRRVLGIIVVAAVVLGVGATTTPGLSDSSRRAWSRALSADEWTTGSVRNHLDLWEVAEAVVADHLLLGTGPDTFPLVFGDYRDDVLPADSAARLRIYRVESPHNIVLAHAAGSGLPAAALFLLIILGPVMLATGSLGPRREGQQRGGPVDVGVVAGICGGFVASLFITADFSTTWLMWILAGALVAIAANDDRAERYRTIASISGGIATSSADAGPHSTSV, from the coding sequence GTGGCCGTGGTGCCGTCGGTGTTCTGGATCGGCACCGAGGAGTCGTTCATCATCCCCAAGCTGATCGTGTCGTCGGTCATCGCGGTGGCCTGTGCCCTCGCGCTCGTCGCTGGTCTGGACCGCTCCCGCCCGCAGCCGACGTTCATCGACATCTGCGCGCTGCTCTTCGCCGGCGTCGTCTTCGTCAGCTACCTGGCGTCGGTCGATCGGGACCAGAGTCTCTGGGGCGAGGAGTACCAGCGCCAGGGGTTGTACAGCGGGGCGCTCTACCTCGTCTTCTACGCGTTCGCCCGGACGGCGGTGGTCGATCGCGTGCGGCTTCGGGTCCTGGCGAACGGTGTCTCGTTCGGTGGCATCCCGGTCGCGCTCTACGCCGTTGCACAGCGGGCCGGCCTCGACCCCCTGTGGGACGAGATCCCGGGCGGCCGCGTGTTCTCGACCATCGGCCAGACCAACTCGCTCGGCGCCTATCTCGCGCTGGTGCTCCCGATTTCTCTCGGTCTCGCGATCGTCGGCGGCCGTCGGACGATCGGATGGATCGTGGTCGGCATCCAGGGGGCCGCGCTCGTGCTCACCGAGAGCCGGGGCGGCTATCTCGGCATGGTGATCGGCCTCTCCGTGTTCGCCGTACTGACCGTCCGACTCCAACGTGCCGACCCCCGCCGGGTTCTGGGCATCATCGTCGTGGCCGCGGTCGTGCTCGGCGTCGGGGCGACCACCACACCCGGGCTGTCCGATTCCTCGAGGCGGGCGTGGAGCCGGGCGTTGTCGGCCGACGAATGGACCACCGGGTCGGTGCGGAACCATCTCGACCTCTGGGAGGTCGCCGAGGCCGTTGTGGCCGATCACCTGCTCCTGGGCACCGGTCCCGACACCTTCCCGCTCGTGTTCGGCGACTATCGCGACGATGTGCTGCCGGCCGACAGCGCCGCTCGTCTCCGCATCTATCGAGTCGAGAGCCCCCACAACATCGTGCTCGCCCATGCCGCCGGCTCGGGCCTTCCGGCCGCGGCATTGTTCCTCCTGATCATCCTCGGCCCGGTGATGCTGGCCACCGGGTCCCTCGGCCCTCGCCGGGAGGGGCAGCAACGTGGCGGACCGGTCGATGTCGGCGTGGTCGCCGGGATCTGTGGCGGCTTCGTCGCGTCGCTGTTCATCACCGCCGACTTCTCGACCACATGGTTGATGTGGATCCTCGCCGGCGCACTCGTCGCCATCGCGGCCAACGACGACCGGGCGGAGCGTTATCGAACCATCGCCTCGATCTCGGGCGGCATCGCGACATCGTCCGCCGACGCAGGACCCCACTCGACCAGCGTCTGA